The Medicago truncatula cultivar Jemalong A17 chromosome 4, MtrunA17r5.0-ANR, whole genome shotgun sequence genome includes a region encoding these proteins:
- the LOC11407940 gene encoding subtilisin-like protease SBT5.4, which yields MRETMSSSISHVLMSLLLFVLLQEPTLAIKQSYIVYLGSHSHGPNPSSFDIESATNSHYDLLGSYLGSTEKAKEAIFYSYNRYINGFAAILDEDEAAQLSKHPNVVSIFLNEKYELYTTRSWDFLGLERGGGFPKDSLWKRSLGEDIIIGNLDSGVWPESKSFSDEGYGPIPKKWHGTCQTTKGNPDNFHCNRKLIGARYFNKGYLAVPIPIRNPNETFNSARDFEGHGSHTLSTAGGNFVANASVFGNGNGTASGGSPKARVAAYKVCWSGCTDADILAGFEAAISDGVDVLSVSLGGPTQEYSQNSISIGSFHAVANNIIVVASGGNSGPAPSTVSNLEPWTLTVAASTIDRDLASYVILGNKKIFKGESLSEHELPPHKLYPLISAADAKFDHVSAVKALLCINGSLDSDKAKGKILVCLRGNNNRVDKGVEASRVGAVGMILANDEGSGGEIIADAHLLPASHVSFKDGDLIFKYVNNTKSPVAYITRVKTQLGVKASPSIAAFSSRGPNTIEPSILKPDITAPGVNIIAAYSEALSPSANSYDKRRTPFNTMSGTSMSCPHVAGLVGLLKSIHPDWSPAAIKSAIMTTATTKDNIGGQVLDSSQEEATPNAYGAGHVRPNLAADPGLVYDLNITDYLNFLCGRRYNSSQLKLFYGRPYTCPKSFNLIDFNYPAITIPDFKIGQPLNVTRTVTNVGSPSKYRVHIQAPVEFLVSVNPRRLNFKKKGEKREFKVTLTLKKGTTYKTDYVFGKLVWTDGKHQVGIPISIKYPH from the exons ATGAGAGAAACAATGTCTTCATCCATTTCTCATGTGTTAATGTcacttcttctttttgttttactGCAGGAACCTACCCTTGCAATTAAACAG tccTATATTGTATACTTAGGATCACATTCTCATGGTCCAAATCCTTCATCATTTGATATTGAATCTGCCACAAACTCTCACTATGATTTACTTGGATCTTACCTTGGAAG CACCGAAAAGGCGAAAGAAGCAATATTTTACTCTTATAATAGATACATTAATGGATTTGCTGCAATacttgatgaagatgaagcagCTCAGCTTTCAA AGCATCCGAATGTAGTAtcgatttttttaaatgaaaaatatgaacTATACACAACCCGGTCGTGGGATTTTCTTGGGTTAGAGAGAGGTGGTGGATTTCCAAAGGATTCATTGTGGAAGAGATCATTGGGTGAAGACATTATTATTGGAAATTTAGACTCCG GTGTTTGGCCAGAATCTAAGAGTTTTAGTGATGAAGGATATGGTCCAATTCCTAAAAAGTGGCATGGAACTTGTCAAACTACTAAAGGAAATCCCGATAACTTTCACTGCAACAG GAAGCTTATTGGAGCAAGATATTTTAACAAAGGCTATCTGGCAGTGCCAATTCCTATTAGAAACCCAAATGAAACATTCAATAGTGCACGTGACTTTGAAGGTCATGGTTCACATACTTTATCAACTGCTGGAGGAAATTTCGTTGCCAATGCAAGTGTATTTGGCAATGGAAATGGAACAGCAAGTGGTGGATCACCAAAAGCACGAGTTGCAGCCTATAAGGTTTGCTGGAGTGGATGTACTGATGCAGACATTTTGGCTGGTTTTGAAGCTGCCATAAGTGATGGTGTTGATGTGCTTTCAGTGTCTTTGGGTGGTCCAACACAAGAATATTCTCAAAACAGTATTTCCATAGGATCTTTTCATGCAGTTGCCAACAACATCATTGTTGTGGCTTCTGGAGGAAATTCAGGACCTGCTCCTAGTACTGTATCCAACTTGGAACCTTGGACGCTTACGGTTGCTGCAAGCACAATTGATAGAGATTTAGCAAGTTATGTTATTCTTGGTAACAAGAAAATATTCAAG GGAGAGAGCCTTTCAGAGCATGAATTACCGCCTCATAAGTTGTACCCATTGATTAGTGCTGCTGATGCCAAATTTGATCATGTGTCAGCCGTAAAAGC CCTCCTTTGCATTAATGGATCTCTTGATTCTGATAAAGCAAAGGGAAAAATATTGGTATGTCTTCGAGGTAACAACAATAGAGTTGACAAGGGCGTGGAAGCTTCTCGTGTAGGTGCTGTTGGAATGATTTTGGCTAATGACGAGGGTTCAGGCGGTGAAATTATAGCTGACGCTCATTTGCTTCCCGCTTCACATGTTAGCTTTAAAGATggagatttaatttttaaatacgtCAATAACACCAA GTCTCCTGTAGCTTATATTACTAGAGTTAAGACACAATTGGGTGTAAAGGCATCTCCATCTATAGCTGCATTTTCATCAAGAGGACCAAATACCATTGAGCCTTCAATCCTTAAG CCTGACATCACTGCACCAGGAGTCAACATAATTGCAGCATACAGTGAAGCTTTATCTCCTTCAGCAAATTCATATGATAAGCGAAGAACTCCTTTTAATACTATGTCAGGCACTTCGATGTCATGTCCTCATGTTGCCGGACTTGTTGGGCTGCTTAAATCTATCCATCCTGATTGGAGTCCAGCTGCTATCAAGTCAGCAATCATGACTACAG caacaacaaaagacaacatCGGAGGTCAAGTGTTGGATTCATCACAAGAAGAAGCAACTCCTAATGCATATGGTGCAGGGCACGTTCGACCTAATCTTGCCGCAGATCCCGGACTTGTGTATGACCTAAATATAACTGATTATTTGAACTTTTTATGTGGTCGTAGATACAACAGCTCCCAACTTAAATTGTTCTATGGAAGACCTTACACTTGTCCCAAATCCTTCAATTTAATTGATTTCAATTATCCAGCCATCACAATTCCTGACTTTAAAATTGGACAGCCTTTGAACGTTACTCGTACTGTAACCAATGTCGGGTCTCCAAGCAAGTATAGAGTGCATATCCAAGCACCCGTAGAATTTCTAGTTTCAGTGAACCCTAGGAGACTAAATTTCAAGAAAAAGGGTGAAAAAAGAGAGTTCAAGGTTACATTAACCTTGAAGAAAGGAACTACGTATAAGACTGATTACGTCTTTGGAAAATTGGTTTGGACCGATGGGAAACATCAAGTTGGGATTCCTATTTCAATAAAGTATCCACATTAG
- the LOC11426368 gene encoding subtilisin-like protease SBT5.3, with translation MRETMSSSISHVLMSLLLFVLLQEPTLAIKQSYIVYLGSHSHGPNPSSFDIESATNSHYDLLGSYLGSTEKAKEAIFYSYNRYINGFAAILDEDEAAQLSKHPNVVSIFLNEKYELYTTRSWDFLGLERGGGFPKDSLWKRSLGEDVIIGNLDTGVWPESKSFSDEGYGPILKKWHGTCQVGKRNPDHFHCNRKLIGARYFNKGYLAVPIPIRNPNETFNSARDFEGHGSHTLSTAGGNFVANASVFGNGNGTASGGSPKARVAAYKVCWDDGCQDADILAGFEAAISDGVDVLSVSLGRNIPVEFHNSSISIGSFHAVANNIIVVAAGGNSGPSPNTVANLEPWTLTVAASTIDRDFTSYVILGNKKIFKGESLSEHELPPHKLYPLISAADAKFDHVSAGEALLCINGSLDSHKAKGKILVCLLGNNSRVDKGVEASRVGAVGMILANDDFSGGEIIPDAHVLPASHVNFKDGNVILKYVNYTKSPVAYITRVKTQLGVKASPSIAAFSSRGPNILAPSILKPDITAPGIKIIAAYSEAIPPSPSESDKRRTHFNIMSGTSMACPHVAGLVGLLKSIHPDWSPAAIKSAIMTTATTKDNIGGHVLDSSQEEATPHAYGAGHVRPNLAADPGLVYDLNITDYLNFLCGRGYNSSQLKLFYGRPYTCPKSFNLIDFNYPAITIPDFKIGQPLNVTRTVTNVGSPSKYRVHIQAPAEFLVSVEPRRLNFKKKGEKREFKVTLTLKKGTTYKTDYVFGKLVWTDGKHQVGTPIAIKYPH, from the exons ATGAGAGAAACAATGTCTTCATCCATTTCTCATGTGTTAATGTcacttcttctttttgttttactGCAGGAACCTACCCTTGCAATTAAACAG tccTATATTGTATACTTAGGATCACATTCTCATGGTCCAAATCCTTCATCATTTGATATTGAATCTGCCACAAACTCTCACTATGATTTACTTGGATCTTACCTTGGAAG CACCGAAAAGGCGAAAGAAGCAATATTTTACTCTTATAATAGATACATTAATGGATTTGCTGCAATacttgatgaagatgaagcagCTCAGCTTTCAA AGCATCCGAATGTTGTATCGATTttcttaaatgaaaaatatgaacTATACACAACCCGATCGTGGGATTTTCTTGGGTTAGAGCGAGGTGGTGGATTTCCAAAAGATTCATTGTGGAAGAGATCATTGGGTGAAGACGTTATTATTGGAAATTTAGACACCG GTGTTTGGCCAGAATCTAAGAGTTTTAGCGATGAAGGATATGGTCCAATCCTTAAAAAGTGGCATGGAACTTGTCAAGTTGGTAAAAGAAATCCCGATCACTTTCACTGCAACAG GAAGCTTATTGGAGCAAGATATTTTAACAAAGGCTATCTGGCAGTGCCAATTCCTATTAGAAACCCAAATGAAACATTCAATAGTGCACGTGACTTTGAAGGTCATGGTTCACATACTTTATCAACTGCTGGAGGAAATTTCGTTGCCAATGCAAGTGTATTTGGCAATGGAAATGGAACAGCAAGTGGTGGATCACCAAAAGCACGAGTTGCAGCCTATAAGGTTTGTTGGGACGATGGATGTCAAGATGCAGATATTTTGGCTGGTTTTGAAGCTGCAATAAGTGATGGTGTCGACGTGCTTTCAGTGTCTTTGGGTAGAAATATTCCTGTTGAATTTCACAATAGCAGTATTTCCATAGGGTCTTTCCATGCAGTTGCCAACAACATCATTGTTGTGGCTGCTGGAGGAAATTCAGGACCTTCTCCTAACACTGTAGCAAACCTGGAACCTTGGACGCTCACAGTTGCTGCAAGCACAATAGATAGAGATTTCACAAGTTATGTTATTCTTGGTAACAAGAAAATATTCAAG GGAGAGAGCCTTTCAGAGCATGAATTACCGCCTCATAAGTTGTACCCATTGATTAGTGCTGCTGATGCCAAATTTGATCATGTGTCAGCGGGAGAAGC CCTCCTTTGCATTAATGGGTCTCTTGATTCTCATAAAGCAAAGGGAAAAATATTGGTATGTCTTCTAGGTAACAATAGTAGAGTTGACAAGGGTGTGGAAGCTTCTCGTGTAGGTGCTGTTGGAATGATTTTGGCTAATGACGATTTTTCAGGCGGTGAAATTATACCTGACGCTCATGTGCTTCCCGCTTCACATGTTAACTTTAAAGATGGAAACgtcattttaaaatatgtcaATTACACCAA GTCTCCTGTAGCTTACATTACTAGAGTTAAAACACAATTGGGTGTAAAGGCATCTCCATCTATAGCTGCATTTTCATCAAGAGGACCAAATATCCTTGCCCCTTCAATCCTTAAG CCTGACATCACTGCACCAGGAATCAAAATAATTGCAGCTTATAGCGAAGCTATACCTCCTTCACCAAGTGAATCTGATAAGCGAAGAACTCATTTTAATATTATGTCAGGCACTTCGATGGCATGTCCTCATGTTGCCGGACTTGTTGGGCTGCTTAAATCTATCCATCCTGATTGGAGTCCAGCTGCTATCAAGTCAGCAATCATGACTACAG caacaacaaaagacaacatCGGAGGCCATGTGTTGGATTCATCACAAGAAGAAGCAACTCCTCATGCATATGGTGCAGGGCACGTTCGACCTAATCTTGCAGCAGATCCTGGACTTGTGTATGACCTAAATATAACTGATTATTTGAACTTTTTATGTGGTCGTGGATACAACAGCTCGCAACTTAAATTGTTCTATGGAAGACCTTACACTTGTCCCAAATCCTTCAATTTAATTGATTTCAATTATCCAGCCATCACAATTCCTGACTTTAAAATTGGACAGCCTTTGAACGTTACTCGTACTGTAACCAATGTCGGGTCTCCAAGCAAGTATAGAGTGCATATCCAAGCACCCGCAGAATTTCTAGTTTCAGTGGAGCCTAGGAGactaaattttaagaaaaagggtgaAAAAAGAGAGTTCAAGGTTACATTAACCTTGAAGAAAGGAACTACGTATAAGACTGATTACGTCTTTGGAAAATTGGTTTGGACCGATGGAAAACATCAAGTTGGGACTCCTATTGCAATAAAGTATCCACATTAG
- the LOC112421166 gene encoding subtilisin-like protease SBT5.4 has product MSSSISHVLISLLLFVLLHEPTLAIKQSYIVYLGSHSFGPNPSSFDFELATNSHYDILASYVGSTEKAKEAIFYSYNRYINGFAAILDEEEAAQLSKHPNVVSVFLNKKYELHTTRSWGFLGLERGGEFSKDSLWKKSLGKDIIIGNLDTGVWPESKSFSDEGFGLIPKKWRGICQVTKGNPDNFHCNRKLIGARYFFKGFLANPYRAKNVSLHSARDSEGHGSHTLSTAGGNFVANASVFGNGNGTASGGSPKARVAAYKVCWDGCYDADILAGFEAAISDGVDVLSVSLGSGGLAQEYSQNSISIGSFHAVANNIIVVASGGNSGPVPSTVSNLEPWTLTVAASTIDRDFTSYVILGNKKILKGASLSELELPPHKLYPLISAADVKFDHVSAEDALFCNHGALDPHKAKGKILVCLRGDSNRVDKGVEASRVGAIGMILANDKGSGGEIIDDAHVLPASHVSFKDGDLIFKYVNNTKSPVAYITRVKTQLGVKASPSIAAFSSRGPNRLDPSILKPDITAPGVNIIAAYSEAISPTENSYDKRRTPFITMSGTSMSCPHVAGLVGLLKSIHPDWSPAAIKSAIMTTATTKNNIGGHVLDSSQEEATPNAYGAGHVRPNLAADPGLVYDLNITDYLNFLCGRGYNSSQLKLFYGRSYTCPKSFNLIDFNYPAITVPDIKIGQPLNVTRTVTNVGSPSKYRVLIQAPAELLVSVNPRRLNFKKKGEKREFKVTLTLKKGTTYKTDYVFGKLVWNDGKHQVGTPIAIKYPH; this is encoded by the exons ATGTCTTCATCCATTTCTCATGTGTTAATATcacttcttctttttgttttgctgCATGAACCTACCCTTGCAATTAAACAG TCCTATATTGTATACTTAGGATCACATTCTTTCGGTCCAAATCCTTCATCATTTGATTTTGAACTTGCAACGAACTCCCACTATGATATTCTTGCATCTTACGTTGGAAG CACCGAGAAGGCCAAAGAAGCAATATTTTACTCTTATAATAGATATATTAATGGATTTGCTGCAAtacttgatgaagaagaagcagCTCAGCTTTCAA AGCATCCAAATGTAGTATCagttttcttaaacaaaaaatatgaactACACACAACTCGGTCATGGGGTTTCCTTGGTTTAGAGAGAGGTGGTGAATTTTCAAAGGATTCATTGTGGAAGAAATCACTTGGCAAAGACATTATTATCGGAAATTTAGACACCG GTGTTTGGCCAGAATCCAAGAGTTTTAGTGACGAAGGATTTGGACTGATCCCAAAAAAGTGGCGTGGAATCTGTCAAGTTACTAAAGGAAATCCAGATAACTTTCACTGCAACAG AAAGCTTATTGGAgcaagatatttttttaaaggcttTCTGGCAAATCCTTATAGAGCCAAAAATGTATCGCTTCATAGTGCACGGGATAGTGAAGGTCATGGTTCACACACTTTATCAACTGCTGGAGGAAATTTCGTTGCTAATGCAAGTGTATTTGGCAATGGAAATGGAACAGCAAGTGGTGGATCACCAAAAGCACGAGTTGCAGCCTATAAGGTTTGTTGGGATGGATGTTATGATGCAGACATTTTGGCTGGTTTTGAAGCTGCCATAAGTGATGGTGTTGATGTGCTTTCGGTGTCTTTGGGTAGTGGTGGTTTAGCCCAAGAATATTCCCAAAACAGTATTTCCATAGGATCTTTTCATGCAGTTGCCAACAACATCATTGTTGTGGCTTCTGGAGGTAATTCAGGACCTGTTCCTAGTACTGTATCCAACTTGGAACCTTGGACGCTCACAGTTGCTGCAAGCACAATTGATAGAGATTTCACAAGTTATGTTATTCTtggtaacaaaaaaatactCAAG GGAGCTAGCCTTTCAGAGCTTGAATTACCACCTCATAAGTTGTACCCATTGATAAGTGCTGCTGATGTCAAATTTGATCATGTGTCTGCAGAGGATGC tcttttttgcAATCATGGAGCTCTTGATCCACATAAGGCAAAGGGAAAAATATTGGTATGTCTTCGAGGTGACAGTAATAGAGTTGACAAGGGTGTGGAAGCTTCTCGTGTAGGTGCTATTGGAATGATTTTGGCTAATGATAAGGGTTCAGGCGGTGAGATTATAGATGACGCTCATGTGCTTCCCGCTTCACATGTTAGCTTTAAAGATggagatttaatttttaaatacgtCAATAACACAAA GTCTCCTGTAGCTTACATTACTAGAGTTAAAACACAATTGGGTGTAAAGGCATCTCCATCTATAGCTGCATTTTCATCAAGAGGACCAAATAGACTCGACCCTTCAATCCTTAAG CCTGACATCACTGCACCAGGAGTCAACATAATTGCAGCTTATAGTGAAGCTATATCTCCTACAGAAAATTCATATGATAAGCGAAGAACTCCTTTTATTACTATGTCAGGCACTTCGATGTCATGTCCTCATGTTGCCGGACTTGTTGGGCTGCTTAAATCTATCCATCCTGATTGGAGTCCAGCTGCTATCAAGTCAGCAATCATGACTACAG CAACGACAAAAAACAACATCGGAGGTCATGTGTTGGATTCATCACAAGAAGAAGCAACTCCTAATGCATATGGTGCAGGGCACGTTCGACCTAATCTTGCAGCAGATCCTGGACTTGTGTATGACCTAAATATAACTGATTATTTGAACTTTTTATGTGGTCGTGGATACAACAGCTCCCAACTTAAATTGTTCTATGGAAGATCTTACACTTGTCCCAAATCCTTCAATTTAATTGATTTCAATTATCCAGCCATCACAGTTCCTGACATTAAAATTGGACAGCCTTTGAACGTTACTCGCACTGTAACCAATGTCGGGTCTCCAAGCAAGTATAGAGTGCTTATCCAAGCACCCGCAGAACTTCTAGTTTCAGTGAACCCTAGGAGACTAAACTTCAAGAAAAAGGGTGAAAAAAGAGAGTTCAAGGTTACATTAACCTTGAAGAAAGGAACTACGTATAAGACTGATTACGTCTTTGGAAAATTGGTTTGGAACGATGGAAAACATCAAGTTGGGACTCCTATTGCAATAAAGTATCCACATTAG
- the LOC25493667 gene encoding subtilisin-like protease SBT5.4, translating into MRKPMSSSSIDHTLLLLLLCFLLQKPTQASKKSYIVYLGPQSYGTGLTALDIESVTNSHYNLLGSYVGSTDKAKEAIFYSYSKYFNGFAAVLDEDEAAMVAKHPNVASIFLNKPRKLHTTHSWDFLGLERNGVIPKGSLWSKSKGEDIIIGNLDTGVWPESKSFSDEGVGPVPTRWRGICDVDIDNTDKFKCNRKLIGARYFYKGYLADAGKSTNVTFHSARDFDGHGSHTLSTAGGNFVANASVFGNGLGTASGGSPNARVAAYKVCWPPLAVGGGCYEADILAGFEAAILDGVDVISASVGGDPVEFYESSIAIGSFHAVANGIVVVSSAGNTGPKPKTASNLEPWSITVAASTTDREFTSYVTLGNKKILKGASLSESHLPPHKFYPLISAVDAKADRASSDDALLCKKGTLDSKKAKGKIVVCLRGDNDRTDKGVQAARAGAVGMILANNIESGNDVLSDPHVLPASHLGYDDGSYIFSYLNNTKSPKASISKVETKLGQSPSPIMASFSSRGPNIIDPSILKPDITGPGVDIVAAYSEAASPSQQKSDKRRSPFITLSGTSMSTPHVSGIVGIIKSLHPDWSPAAIKSAIMTTARIKDNTGKPILDSTRINANPFAYGAGQVQPNHAVDPGLVYDLNITDYTNYLCNRGYKGSRLTIFYGKRYICPKSFNLLDFNYPSISIPNLKIRDFLNVTRTLTNVGSPSTYKVHIQAPHEVLVSVEPKVLNFKEKGEKKEFRVTFSLKTLTNNSTDYLFGSLDWSDCKHHVRSSIVIKLQN; encoded by the exons ATGAGAAAACCAATGTCTTCTTCATCCATTGATCATACCTTATTGTTACTTCTCCTTTGCTTTCTGCTCCAAAAACCCACCCAAGCAAGCAAAAAA tCCTACATTGTGTACTTAGGACCACAATCTTATGGGACAGGTCTTACAGCTCTTGATATTGAATCTGTGACAAACTCTCATTATAATTTGCTTGGATCATACGTTGGAAG CACTGACAAGGCCAAAGAAGCAATCTTTTATTCTTATAGTAAATATTTTAATGGATTCGCCGCAGTgcttgatgaagatgaagctgCAATGGTTGCAA AGCATCCAAATGTGGCatcaattttcttaaacaaacCACGAAAACTTCACACAACTCACTCATGGGATTTCCTCGGATTAGAAAGAAACGGTGTTATTCCAAAGGGTTCATTGTGGAGCAAATCCAAAGGAGAAGATATCATTATTGGGAATTTAGACACTG GTGTTTGGCCTGAATCAAAGAGCTTTAGCGATGAAGGAGTGGGTCCAGTTCCAACCAGATGGCGTGGAATTTGCGATGTTGACATAGATAATACTGATAAATTTAAATGCAACAG GAAGCTAATTGGAGCAAGATATTTTTACAAAGGCTATTTGGCAGATGCTGGTAAATCCACAAATGTAACATTCCATAGTGCACGCGACTTTGATGGTCATGGTTCACATACTTTATCAACCGCGGGAGGAAATTTTGTTGCAAATGCAAGTGTATTTGGCAATGGCCTAGGAACAGCAAGTGGTGGATCACCTAACGCACGAGTTGCGGCCTATAAGGTATGTTGGCCACCGCTTGCTGTGGGCGGTGGATGCTATGAAGCAGACATTTTGGCTGGTTTCGAAGCTGCCATACTTGACGGTGTTGATGTGATTTCGGCGTCTGTGGGTGGTGATCCCGTAGAATTTTATGAAAGCAGTATTGCTATAGGGTCTTTCCATGCAGTTGCTAATGGCATTGTTGTAGTTAGTTCTGCTGGAAATACAGGACCTAAACCCAAAACTGCATCCAACTTGGAACCGTGGTCGATCACAGTTGCTGCAAGTACAACGGATAGAGAATTCACTAGTTATGTTACTCTTGGTAACAAGAAAATACTCAAG GGAGCTAGCCTTTCAGAGTCCCACTTGCCACCTCATAAGTTCTACCCATTAATAAGTGCAGTTGATGCCAAAGCTGATCGTGCATCTTCAGATGATGC CCTTCTTTGCAAGAAAGGAACTCTGGATTCAAAAAAGGCTAAAGGAAAAATAGTTGTTTGTCTTCGAGGCGACAATGATAGAACTGACAAGGGTGTGCAAGCTGCTAGGGCAGGTGCTGTTGGAATGATTTTGGCTAATAACATTGAATCAGGGAATGATGTTCTTTCTGATCCTCATGTGCTTCCTGCTTCACACCTTGGCTATGATGATGGAAGCTACATTTTTAGTTACCTCAACAACAccaa GTCTCCTAAGGCTTCAATTTCTAAAGTGGAAACAAAATTAGGGCAAAGTCCATCTCCAATTATGGCTTCATTTTCATCAAGAGGACCTAATATCATTGACCCATCAATCCTCAAG CCCGACATCACAGGACCGGGAGTCGACATAGTCGCTGCTTATAGTGAAGCTGCTTCTCCCTCTCAACAAAAATCTGATAAACGCAGATCTCCTTTCATTACTTTGTCGGGAACTTCAATGTCAACCCCTCATGTTTCTGGCATTGTTGGTATAATCAAATCTCTTCATCCTGATTGGAGTCCAGCTGCTATTAAGTCCGCGATCATGACCACAG CGAGAATAAAAGATAATACAGGAAAGCCTATATTGGATTCAACACGCATAAACGCAAATCCATTTGCATATGGTGCGGGGCAAGTCCAACCTAATCATGCCGTGGACCCTGGACTTGTTTATGACCTAAATATCACCGACTATACGAACTATTTGTGCAACCGTGGCTACAAAGGTTCTCGCCTTACTATATTCTACGGCAAGCGATATATTTGTCCAAAATCTTTCAATTTATTAGATTTCAATTATCCTTCAATCTCAATTCCCAACTTGAAGATTAGAGATTTTCTAAATGTTACTCGTACTCTCACCAACGTTGGGTCTCCAAGCACATATAAAGTTCACATTCAAGCACCTCATGAAGTTTTAGTCTCCGTAGAGCCTAAGGTACTAAACTTCAAGGAAAAGGGTGAAAAGAAAGAGTTTAGAGTGACTTTCAGTTTGAAGACTCTAACTAATAATAGTACTGATTATTTATTTGGGAGTTTGGATTGGTCCGATTGCAAGCATCATGTCAGGAGTTCTATTGTAATTAAGCTACAAAACTGA